Proteins co-encoded in one Candidatus Ozemobacteraceae bacterium genomic window:
- a CDS encoding transporter substrate-binding domain-containing protein: protein MFILGLGLFLPGILSAQEAHSRPLIVGCDANYPPYEYLDSQGRPAGFNVDLIREISRETGLAFEIRSGPFQEIRQAFEAGTIDILAGWGYTPERAKNFLFSVHLNQISWSLFVRTSGPVIRSEDELEGKTIIAQKGDVNYDYFVSRNRNVLGVARPEDAFRALLAGQGDCAVVNKGVGLYILHRDQIQGVRRLEINFHSLRYCIALHKGNEELLGRINEAIFVLKESGRFQEIYDRHFGLLERKETTLYDVLKSALIVLVPIGALFLAILAWTFSLRSQVRRQTQSLAASEKRFRSLFEDSPAAIWEEDFSAIHAHFTALRQRGVSDFRQYWQEHPEEIPVLAGKVKVITLNKASIQILGGNRKEDILPNLPQYFTPQTMEVFKEELIALASGETIFRSEVPLKNLRGEQINVELVLMVHPDFDSDLSKVLVSFIDITERKLAESALREAQKMESIGTLAGGIAHDFNNLLTVIHGHSSLALHTLSKDSEAARHIEKAITATRRGADLTRQLLAYAGKGRFVIETIDLNRLVEENTQILRTVVPRNASLNFEFGKPSPFLKGDIGQIQQIIMNLIINAGEAIGSQTGSVTVRTGVVDLARDDTKYQKYSRTPLPPGKYALLQVADTGKGIRAQDLDQIFDPFFTTKFTGRGLGLAAILGIVRGHQGGIFLQSSEGRGTLFELVFPLAEPAAEDEPKRPLQPDCNGRGKTILVIDDEAPVIEVLSQILAGSNFTVLSSQSPLEGIELFRRHHREISLVLLDYSMPEMDGKAAFDALTAIDTTVRVIICSGYSEESLSSSFVGPRPAAFFQKPYDLSGLVQKISALAVSGSDAGNDTAFRP from the coding sequence GTGTTCATTCTCGGTCTCGGGCTCTTCCTCCCCGGCATCCTTTCTGCACAGGAAGCGCACTCCCGGCCCCTGATCGTCGGCTGCGATGCGAACTATCCGCCGTACGAATACCTCGATTCCCAGGGGCGCCCCGCTGGATTCAACGTCGATCTGATCCGTGAAATCTCCCGCGAGACCGGTCTGGCGTTCGAGATTCGCTCGGGACCATTCCAGGAAATCCGTCAGGCGTTCGAGGCCGGAACCATCGATATCCTCGCCGGGTGGGGATACACCCCCGAGCGCGCGAAGAATTTTTTGTTTTCGGTTCATCTGAATCAGATCAGCTGGAGTCTCTTCGTCCGTACGAGTGGGCCGGTCATCCGGTCGGAGGATGAACTGGAAGGCAAGACGATCATCGCCCAGAAGGGCGACGTCAATTACGATTACTTCGTGTCCCGGAACCGGAACGTCCTGGGGGTCGCAAGACCGGAAGACGCCTTCCGTGCCTTACTCGCCGGGCAAGGGGACTGCGCCGTGGTCAACAAGGGAGTCGGGCTGTATATCCTGCACCGCGATCAGATTCAAGGCGTCAGACGGCTCGAGATTAATTTCCATTCTCTTCGATATTGTATCGCTCTGCATAAAGGAAACGAGGAACTCCTGGGACGGATCAACGAAGCCATTTTCGTGCTCAAGGAGTCGGGGCGATTCCAGGAAATCTACGACCGCCATTTCGGCCTCCTCGAACGCAAAGAGACCACGCTGTACGATGTTCTGAAGAGCGCCCTCATCGTTCTGGTGCCGATCGGGGCGTTGTTTCTGGCGATCCTTGCCTGGACATTCTCCCTGCGCAGCCAGGTTCGCCGGCAGACGCAGAGCCTGGCAGCCAGCGAGAAACGGTTTCGTTCCCTCTTCGAGGATTCTCCGGCCGCCATCTGGGAGGAAGACTTTTCCGCCATCCATGCGCATTTCACGGCGCTTCGCCAGCGGGGCGTTTCTGACTTTCGGCAGTACTGGCAGGAACATCCCGAGGAGATTCCCGTCCTGGCCGGAAAAGTGAAGGTCATTACCCTCAACAAGGCAAGCATTCAGATTCTCGGCGGCAATCGGAAAGAAGATATCCTGCCCAACCTTCCTCAATACTTCACCCCGCAGACCATGGAAGTCTTCAAAGAGGAACTGATCGCCCTGGCTTCGGGCGAAACCATCTTCCGAAGCGAAGTGCCCCTGAAGAACCTGCGGGGAGAACAGATCAATGTCGAACTGGTTCTGATGGTTCATCCCGATTTCGACAGTGATCTCTCGAAGGTTCTGGTGTCATTCATCGACATCACCGAACGCAAACTGGCGGAATCCGCCCTTCGTGAGGCGCAAAAAATGGAGAGCATCGGAACGCTCGCCGGCGGAATCGCCCACGATTTCAACAATCTTCTCACCGTCATCCACGGTCATTCATCCCTGGCTCTCCATACGCTTTCGAAGGACAGCGAGGCGGCCAGGCATATCGAAAAGGCGATAACGGCGACCAGGCGGGGAGCCGATCTGACCAGGCAGCTGCTGGCCTACGCCGGCAAGGGGCGATTCGTCATCGAAACGATCGATCTGAACCGGCTGGTCGAAGAAAACACGCAGATATTGAGAACGGTCGTCCCGCGCAATGCCAGTCTGAACTTCGAGTTTGGAAAACCGTCTCCGTTCCTGAAGGGCGATATCGGGCAGATTCAGCAGATCATCATGAACCTCATCATCAATGCCGGCGAGGCGATCGGTTCCCAGACAGGGTCGGTGACGGTGCGAACCGGCGTTGTCGATCTCGCCCGAGATGATACGAAATACCAGAAATACTCCCGAACGCCCCTTCCCCCGGGGAAATACGCTCTGTTGCAGGTTGCCGACACCGGCAAAGGCATCAGGGCCCAGGACCTCGATCAGATCTTCGACCCATTCTTCACCACCAAGTTCACCGGTCGCGGACTCGGACTGGCGGCGATACTCGGGATCGTCCGTGGACACCAGGGGGGAATCTTTCTCCAGAGTTCGGAAGGGCGCGGAACCCTGTTCGAACTGGTGTTTCCCCTGGCGGAACCGGCCGCGGAGGACGAGCCAAAGCGACCTCTTCAGCCCGACTGCAACGGCCGGGGAAAAACCATCCTGGTGATCGATGATGAGGCGCCCGTCATCGAGGTGTTGTCGCAGATTCTCGCCGGGTCCAACTTCACCGTTCTTTCGTCGCAATCGCCCCTCGAAGGGATCGAGCTTTTCCGACGGCATCACCGGGAGATTTCCCTGGTGCTCCTCGATTATTCGATGCCGGAGATGGACGGAAAAGCCGCGTTCGACGCGCTGACAGCGATCGATACGACCGTCAGGGTCATCATCTGCTCGGGATATTCCGAGGAGTCGCTTTCCTCATCCTTCGTCGGACCGCGGCCGGCGGCATTTTTTCAGAAACCGTATGACCTGTCGGGGCTGGTGCAAAAGATCTCCGCGCTGGCAGTCTCAGGATCGGACGCGGGGAACGACACGGCATTCCGGCCGTAA